The Betta splendens chromosome 7, fBetSpl5.4, whole genome shotgun sequence genome includes a window with the following:
- the gripap1 gene encoding GRIP1-associated protein 1 isoform X3, translating to MAMSQALSEEEFHRMQAQLLELRTQNYQLSDDLRKNMAELNVVRQKIVALERDFVKAQKALNKSKKAQEVDALLSENEMLQGKLHSQEEDFRLQNSTLMAELSKLCTQIEQLEQENKALKGAEETPSQTSCPVDGELLRLQAENSTLLKKLKGLQERQVAFTEMAAPATADNGSGDPGSEQEQTAEGTNESTGQTDAQLEPSERQTHGFEPTARLDFSIEQLDGSGQTHTTSPADGLSETSVEKIVAKQTALGWSAALCPITHCFGPELEMALNTEQEEKRLLREQIHNLEASKQAEIAKLQEEITKLSDKLKKKQESFQRLQGEKEILYNDSRTKINELNQRKDEELKAMNTRIQKLQSDALAANQTTAELTEQLQSKEKEHEMALQTLKDQVANQNAVSQEQVDNILQENDALRTNLAALEQIQTVKTQEMNLLREQQETLAAELQQRRTDQENLLAQRDDLNSQLQESSFSNRKLLEQLTEEQQEKEKVLKELDEAKKTAEKRKAMLDDMAMQLTQEKSDHKEALSDLKLQHEKEVLGVRARYEKELRGLHEDKNRSEEEIRQQLRDEKARTKELEGLQQKLEELQAQVQSMEGTKSWFERQLKEAEKNIERKSVEHQENMEQLKREHTLQLEEKQVEMEEVKQQLVEVEKQRDDSSAAITKLKQEVKDTVDGQRILEKKGSAALKDLKRQLHLERKRADKLQERLQEILTNSRTRTGTGLEELVLSEINSPSRTQQAGDSSSVSSFSYKDMMKEAPPANQSKSGGGSPQSQRPAELSDDEVGELFQRLAEVQQEKWMLEEKVKHLEVSCSSMAEDICRKSAIIETYVMDSRRDVSAAVAVGSQGERGGLGSVLRDLVKPGDENLREMNKKLQNMLEEQLTKNMHLQKDLEALSQELVRLSKPGSG from the exons ATGGCCATGTCTCAGGCTCTGTCAGAGGAAGAGTTCCATCGGATGCAG GCTCAGCTGTTGGAGCTGCGGACTCAGAACTATCAGCTCTCTGATGATCTCAGGAAGAACATGGCTG AGCTGAACGTCGTCCGGCAGAAGATTGTTGCTTTGGAAAGAGATTTTGTCAAAGCACAGAAG gctctaaacaaaagtaaaaaagctcAG GAGGTGGACGCGTTGCTGAGTGAGAATGAGATGCTTCAGGGAAAACTGCACAGTCAGGAGGAAGACTTCAGACTCCAAAACAGCACACTGATGGCTGAACTCTCCAAG tTGTGTACTCAAATTGAGCAGCTGGAACAGGAGAACAAGGCCCTGAAAGGAGCAGAAGAAACCCCCAGTCAAACCTCCTGCCCTGTAGATGGAGAGCTGCTCCGCCTCCAGGCTGAAAACTCCACGCTTCTGAAGAAACTGAaag ggctgcaggagAGACAGGTGGCGTTCACGGAAATGGCCGCACCGGCCACTGCCGACAACGGTTCTGGTGACCCAGGAAGTGAGCAGGAGCAAACAGCCGAGGGAACTAATGAGAGCACGGGCCAG ACGGACGCTCAGCTGGAACCCAGTGAGAGGCAGACACATG GATTTGAACCCACAGCTCGTCTTGATTTCAGCATAGAGCAGCTAGATGGCTCAGGGCAGACACACACTACGAGTCCAGCAGACG GCCTGTCAGAGACGAGCGTAGAGAAGATTGTAGCTAAGCAGACAGCGCTAGGCTGGTCGGCTGCTCTCTGTCCAATAACTCACTGCTTTGGACCAGAGCTGGAGATGGCACTGAAcactgagcaggaggagaagaggctgCTGAGGGAGCAGATCCACAACCTGGAG gCGTCCAAACAGGCTGAAATCGCCAAACTGCAGGAGGAGATAACCAAG CTATCGGACAAGttaaagaagaagcaggagag TTTTCAGCGTCTGCAGGGGGAAAAGGAAATTCTGTACAACGACAGCAG AACAAAGATCAATGAGCTCAACCAAAGGAAAGACGAAGAGCTGAAGGCCATGAACACTCGCATCCAGAAGCTGCAGTCAGATGCCCTGGCAGCCAATCAG ACAACAGCAGAGCTGACAGAACAACTGCAAAGCAAAGAGAAGGAGCATGAAATGGCCCTGCAAACTCTGAAAgaccag GTAGCCAATCAGAATGCAGTCAGTCAGGAGCAGGTGGACAACATCTTGCAGGAGAATGATGCTCTGAGGACAAACCTAGCTGCTCTAGAACAG ATCCAAACGGTGAAGACGCAGGAGATGAATCTGTTGCGCGAGCAGCAGGAGACGCTGGCGGCTGAGCTGCAACAGAGACGGACTGACCAGGAAAATCTGTTGGCGCAGAGAGACGACCTTAACTCCCAGCTACAG GAGTCAAGTTTTTCTAACCGGAAATTGTTGGAGCAGTTAACAGAAGAACaacaagagaaggagaaagtaCTGAAAGAACTGGACGAGGCTAAGAAG acggCGGAGAAGAGGAAGGCCATGCTGGACGACATGGCCATGCAGCTGACCCAGGAGAAGTCTGACCACAAGGAGGCGCTGTCAGACCTGAAATTGCAGCATGAGAAGGAG GTTCTGGGGGTAAGGGCTCGATATGAGAAGGAGCTCCGGGGACTCCACGAAGATAAGAATCGCTCCGAGGAGGAGATCCGCCAGCAGCTTAGAGATGAAAAG GCTCGTACGAAGGAGTTGGAGGGTCTtcagcagaagctggaggagctgcaggctcaggtccaGTCCATGGAGGGAACCAAAAGCTGGTTTGAGAGACAACTCAAAGAGGCAGAG aagAACATAGAGAGGAAATCTGTGGAACACCAGGAGAacatggagcagctgaagagagAACACACGCTTCAGCTGGAG GAGAagcaggtggagatggaggaagtCAAGCAGCAGCTGGTAGAGGTGGAGAAACAGAGGGACGACAGCAGCGCCGCCATCACCAAACTCAAGCAG GAGGTAAAGGACACGGTGGACGGTCAGAGGATCCTGGAGAAGAAGGGCAGTGCAGCG CTGAAGGATTTGAAGAGGCAGCTGCATCTTGAGAGGAAGCGAGCAGACAAACTGCAGGAGAGACTCCAGGAGATCCTGACCAAcagcaggaccaggacaggTACAG GTCTGGAGGAGCTGGTTCTGTCAGAGATCAACAGTCCCAGCCGGACCCAGCAGGCTGGAGACTCCTCGTCAGTCTCCTCCTTCTCCTATAAAGATATGATGAAGGAGGCACcgccagccaatcagagcaag TCGGGAGGCGGGAGTCCTCAGTCCCAGCGTCCAGCCGAGCTGTCCGACGACGAGGTGGGGGAGCTGTTCCAGCGTCTGGCTGAGGTTCAGCAGGAGAAGTggatgctggaggagaag GTAAAGCATCTGGAGGTGAGCTGTTCGTCAATGGCTGAGGACATCTGCAGGAAGAGCGCCATCATAGAGACATATGTGATGGACAGCCGCCGag ACGTgtcagctgctgtagctgtgggatctcagggagagaggggaggtcTGGGTTCAGTTCTCAGAGATTTGGTCAAACCAGGAGATGAGAATCTTCGAGAGATGAACAAGAAGCTGCAGAACATGTTGGAAGAGCAGCTGACGAAGAACATGCACCTTCAGAAG GACCTGGAGGCGTTGTCCCAGGAATTAGTCCGTCTCAGTAAACCTGGGTCAGGATGA
- the gripap1 gene encoding GRIP1-associated protein 1 isoform X10 — protein MAMSQALSEEEFHRMQAQLLELRTQNYQLSDDLRKNMAELNVVRQKIVALERDFVKAQKALNKSKKAQEVDALLSENEMLQGKLHSQEEDFRLQNSTLMAELSKLCTQIEQLEQENKALKGAEETPSQTSCPVDGELLRLQAENSTLLKKLKGLQERQVAFTEMAAPATADNGSGDPGSEQEQTAEGTNESTGQTDAQLEPSERQTHELEMALNTEQEEKRLLREQIHNLEASKQAEIAKLQEEITKLSDKLKKKQESFQRLQGEKEILYNDSRTKINELNQRKDEELKAMNTRIQKLQSDALAANQTTAELTEQLQSKEKEHEMALQTLKDQVANQNAVSQEQVDNILQENDALRTNLAALEQIQTVKTQEMNLLREQQETLAAELQQRRTDQENLLAQRDDLNSQLQESSFSNRKLLEQLTEEQQEKEKVLKELDEAKKTAEKRKAMLDDMAMQLTQEKSDHKEALSDLKLQHEKEVLGVRARYEKELRGLHEDKNRSEEEIRQQLRDEKARTKELEGLQQKLEELQAQVQSMEGTKSWFERQLKEAEKNIERKSVEHQENMEQLKREHTLQLEEKQVEMEEVKQQLVEVEKQRDDSSAAITKLKQEVKDTVDGQRILEKKGSAALKDLKRQLHLERKRADKLQERLQEILTNSRTRTGLEELVLSEINSPSRTQQAGDSSSVSSFSYKDMMKEAPPANQSKSGGGSPQSQRPAELSDDEVGELFQRLAEVQQEKWMLEEKVKHLEVSCSSMAEDICRKSAIIETYVMDSRRDVSAAVAVGSQGERGGLGSVLRDLVKPGDENLREMNKKLQNMLEEQLTKNMHLQKDLEALSQELVRLSKPGSG, from the exons ATGGCCATGTCTCAGGCTCTGTCAGAGGAAGAGTTCCATCGGATGCAG GCTCAGCTGTTGGAGCTGCGGACTCAGAACTATCAGCTCTCTGATGATCTCAGGAAGAACATGGCTG AGCTGAACGTCGTCCGGCAGAAGATTGTTGCTTTGGAAAGAGATTTTGTCAAAGCACAGAAG gctctaaacaaaagtaaaaaagctcAG GAGGTGGACGCGTTGCTGAGTGAGAATGAGATGCTTCAGGGAAAACTGCACAGTCAGGAGGAAGACTTCAGACTCCAAAACAGCACACTGATGGCTGAACTCTCCAAG tTGTGTACTCAAATTGAGCAGCTGGAACAGGAGAACAAGGCCCTGAAAGGAGCAGAAGAAACCCCCAGTCAAACCTCCTGCCCTGTAGATGGAGAGCTGCTCCGCCTCCAGGCTGAAAACTCCACGCTTCTGAAGAAACTGAaag ggctgcaggagAGACAGGTGGCGTTCACGGAAATGGCCGCACCGGCCACTGCCGACAACGGTTCTGGTGACCCAGGAAGTGAGCAGGAGCAAACAGCCGAGGGAACTAATGAGAGCACGGGCCAG ACGGACGCTCAGCTGGAACCCAGTGAGAGGCAGACACATG AGCTGGAGATGGCACTGAAcactgagcaggaggagaagaggctgCTGAGGGAGCAGATCCACAACCTGGAG gCGTCCAAACAGGCTGAAATCGCCAAACTGCAGGAGGAGATAACCAAG CTATCGGACAAGttaaagaagaagcaggagag TTTTCAGCGTCTGCAGGGGGAAAAGGAAATTCTGTACAACGACAGCAG AACAAAGATCAATGAGCTCAACCAAAGGAAAGACGAAGAGCTGAAGGCCATGAACACTCGCATCCAGAAGCTGCAGTCAGATGCCCTGGCAGCCAATCAG ACAACAGCAGAGCTGACAGAACAACTGCAAAGCAAAGAGAAGGAGCATGAAATGGCCCTGCAAACTCTGAAAgaccag GTAGCCAATCAGAATGCAGTCAGTCAGGAGCAGGTGGACAACATCTTGCAGGAGAATGATGCTCTGAGGACAAACCTAGCTGCTCTAGAACAG ATCCAAACGGTGAAGACGCAGGAGATGAATCTGTTGCGCGAGCAGCAGGAGACGCTGGCGGCTGAGCTGCAACAGAGACGGACTGACCAGGAAAATCTGTTGGCGCAGAGAGACGACCTTAACTCCCAGCTACAG GAGTCAAGTTTTTCTAACCGGAAATTGTTGGAGCAGTTAACAGAAGAACaacaagagaaggagaaagtaCTGAAAGAACTGGACGAGGCTAAGAAG acggCGGAGAAGAGGAAGGCCATGCTGGACGACATGGCCATGCAGCTGACCCAGGAGAAGTCTGACCACAAGGAGGCGCTGTCAGACCTGAAATTGCAGCATGAGAAGGAG GTTCTGGGGGTAAGGGCTCGATATGAGAAGGAGCTCCGGGGACTCCACGAAGATAAGAATCGCTCCGAGGAGGAGATCCGCCAGCAGCTTAGAGATGAAAAG GCTCGTACGAAGGAGTTGGAGGGTCTtcagcagaagctggaggagctgcaggctcaggtccaGTCCATGGAGGGAACCAAAAGCTGGTTTGAGAGACAACTCAAAGAGGCAGAG aagAACATAGAGAGGAAATCTGTGGAACACCAGGAGAacatggagcagctgaagagagAACACACGCTTCAGCTGGAG GAGAagcaggtggagatggaggaagtCAAGCAGCAGCTGGTAGAGGTGGAGAAACAGAGGGACGACAGCAGCGCCGCCATCACCAAACTCAAGCAG GAGGTAAAGGACACGGTGGACGGTCAGAGGATCCTGGAGAAGAAGGGCAGTGCAGCG CTGAAGGATTTGAAGAGGCAGCTGCATCTTGAGAGGAAGCGAGCAGACAAACTGCAGGAGAGACTCCAGGAGATCCTGACCAAcagcaggaccaggacag GTCTGGAGGAGCTGGTTCTGTCAGAGATCAACAGTCCCAGCCGGACCCAGCAGGCTGGAGACTCCTCGTCAGTCTCCTCCTTCTCCTATAAAGATATGATGAAGGAGGCACcgccagccaatcagagcaag TCGGGAGGCGGGAGTCCTCAGTCCCAGCGTCCAGCCGAGCTGTCCGACGACGAGGTGGGGGAGCTGTTCCAGCGTCTGGCTGAGGTTCAGCAGGAGAAGTggatgctggaggagaag GTAAAGCATCTGGAGGTGAGCTGTTCGTCAATGGCTGAGGACATCTGCAGGAAGAGCGCCATCATAGAGACATATGTGATGGACAGCCGCCGag ACGTgtcagctgctgtagctgtgggatctcagggagagaggggaggtcTGGGTTCAGTTCTCAGAGATTTGGTCAAACCAGGAGATGAGAATCTTCGAGAGATGAACAAGAAGCTGCAGAACATGTTGGAAGAGCAGCTGACGAAGAACATGCACCTTCAGAAG GACCTGGAGGCGTTGTCCCAGGAATTAGTCCGTCTCAGTAAACCTGGGTCAGGATGA
- the gripap1 gene encoding GRIP1-associated protein 1 isoform X6, whose protein sequence is MGTQAQLLELRTQNYQLSDDLRKNMAELNVVRQKIVALERDFVKAQKALNKSKKAQEVDALLSENEMLQGKLHSQEEDFRLQNSTLMAELSKLCTQIEQLEQENKALKGAEETPSQTSCPVDGELLRLQAENSTLLKKLKGLQERQVAFTEMAAPATADNGSGDPGSEQEQTAEGTNESTGQTDAQLEPSERQTHGFEPTARLDFSIEQLDGSGQTHTTSPADGLSETSVEKIVAKQTALGWSAALCPITHCFGPELEMALNTEQEEKRLLREQIHNLEASKQAEIAKLQEEITKLSDKLKKKQESFQRLQGEKEILYNDSRTKINELNQRKDEELKAMNTRIQKLQSDALAANQTTAELTEQLQSKEKEHEMALQTLKDQVANQNAVSQEQVDNILQENDALRTNLAALEQIQTVKTQEMNLLREQQETLAAELQQRRTDQENLLAQRDDLNSQLQESSFSNRKLLEQLTEEQQEKEKVLKELDEAKKTAEKRKAMLDDMAMQLTQEKSDHKEALSDLKLQHEKEVLGVRARYEKELRGLHEDKNRSEEEIRQQLRDEKARTKELEGLQQKLEELQAQVQSMEGTKSWFERQLKEAEKNIERKSVEHQENMEQLKREHTLQLEEKQVEMEEVKQQLVEVEKQRDDSSAAITKLKQEVKDTVDGQRILEKKGSAALKDLKRQLHLERKRADKLQERLQEILTNSRTRTGTGLEELVLSEINSPSRTQQAGDSSSVSSFSYKDMMKEAPPANQSKSGGGSPQSQRPAELSDDEVGELFQRLAEVQQEKWMLEEKVKHLEVSCSSMAEDICRKSAIIETYVMDSRRDVSAAVAVGSQGERGGLGSVLRDLVKPGDENLREMNKKLQNMLEEQLTKNMHLQKDLEALSQELVRLSKPGSG, encoded by the exons GCTCAGCTGTTGGAGCTGCGGACTCAGAACTATCAGCTCTCTGATGATCTCAGGAAGAACATGGCTG AGCTGAACGTCGTCCGGCAGAAGATTGTTGCTTTGGAAAGAGATTTTGTCAAAGCACAGAAG gctctaaacaaaagtaaaaaagctcAG GAGGTGGACGCGTTGCTGAGTGAGAATGAGATGCTTCAGGGAAAACTGCACAGTCAGGAGGAAGACTTCAGACTCCAAAACAGCACACTGATGGCTGAACTCTCCAAG tTGTGTACTCAAATTGAGCAGCTGGAACAGGAGAACAAGGCCCTGAAAGGAGCAGAAGAAACCCCCAGTCAAACCTCCTGCCCTGTAGATGGAGAGCTGCTCCGCCTCCAGGCTGAAAACTCCACGCTTCTGAAGAAACTGAaag ggctgcaggagAGACAGGTGGCGTTCACGGAAATGGCCGCACCGGCCACTGCCGACAACGGTTCTGGTGACCCAGGAAGTGAGCAGGAGCAAACAGCCGAGGGAACTAATGAGAGCACGGGCCAG ACGGACGCTCAGCTGGAACCCAGTGAGAGGCAGACACATG GATTTGAACCCACAGCTCGTCTTGATTTCAGCATAGAGCAGCTAGATGGCTCAGGGCAGACACACACTACGAGTCCAGCAGACG GCCTGTCAGAGACGAGCGTAGAGAAGATTGTAGCTAAGCAGACAGCGCTAGGCTGGTCGGCTGCTCTCTGTCCAATAACTCACTGCTTTGGACCAGAGCTGGAGATGGCACTGAAcactgagcaggaggagaagaggctgCTGAGGGAGCAGATCCACAACCTGGAG gCGTCCAAACAGGCTGAAATCGCCAAACTGCAGGAGGAGATAACCAAG CTATCGGACAAGttaaagaagaagcaggagag TTTTCAGCGTCTGCAGGGGGAAAAGGAAATTCTGTACAACGACAGCAG AACAAAGATCAATGAGCTCAACCAAAGGAAAGACGAAGAGCTGAAGGCCATGAACACTCGCATCCAGAAGCTGCAGTCAGATGCCCTGGCAGCCAATCAG ACAACAGCAGAGCTGACAGAACAACTGCAAAGCAAAGAGAAGGAGCATGAAATGGCCCTGCAAACTCTGAAAgaccag GTAGCCAATCAGAATGCAGTCAGTCAGGAGCAGGTGGACAACATCTTGCAGGAGAATGATGCTCTGAGGACAAACCTAGCTGCTCTAGAACAG ATCCAAACGGTGAAGACGCAGGAGATGAATCTGTTGCGCGAGCAGCAGGAGACGCTGGCGGCTGAGCTGCAACAGAGACGGACTGACCAGGAAAATCTGTTGGCGCAGAGAGACGACCTTAACTCCCAGCTACAG GAGTCAAGTTTTTCTAACCGGAAATTGTTGGAGCAGTTAACAGAAGAACaacaagagaaggagaaagtaCTGAAAGAACTGGACGAGGCTAAGAAG acggCGGAGAAGAGGAAGGCCATGCTGGACGACATGGCCATGCAGCTGACCCAGGAGAAGTCTGACCACAAGGAGGCGCTGTCAGACCTGAAATTGCAGCATGAGAAGGAG GTTCTGGGGGTAAGGGCTCGATATGAGAAGGAGCTCCGGGGACTCCACGAAGATAAGAATCGCTCCGAGGAGGAGATCCGCCAGCAGCTTAGAGATGAAAAG GCTCGTACGAAGGAGTTGGAGGGTCTtcagcagaagctggaggagctgcaggctcaggtccaGTCCATGGAGGGAACCAAAAGCTGGTTTGAGAGACAACTCAAAGAGGCAGAG aagAACATAGAGAGGAAATCTGTGGAACACCAGGAGAacatggagcagctgaagagagAACACACGCTTCAGCTGGAG GAGAagcaggtggagatggaggaagtCAAGCAGCAGCTGGTAGAGGTGGAGAAACAGAGGGACGACAGCAGCGCCGCCATCACCAAACTCAAGCAG GAGGTAAAGGACACGGTGGACGGTCAGAGGATCCTGGAGAAGAAGGGCAGTGCAGCG CTGAAGGATTTGAAGAGGCAGCTGCATCTTGAGAGGAAGCGAGCAGACAAACTGCAGGAGAGACTCCAGGAGATCCTGACCAAcagcaggaccaggacaggTACAG GTCTGGAGGAGCTGGTTCTGTCAGAGATCAACAGTCCCAGCCGGACCCAGCAGGCTGGAGACTCCTCGTCAGTCTCCTCCTTCTCCTATAAAGATATGATGAAGGAGGCACcgccagccaatcagagcaag TCGGGAGGCGGGAGTCCTCAGTCCCAGCGTCCAGCCGAGCTGTCCGACGACGAGGTGGGGGAGCTGTTCCAGCGTCTGGCTGAGGTTCAGCAGGAGAAGTggatgctggaggagaag GTAAAGCATCTGGAGGTGAGCTGTTCGTCAATGGCTGAGGACATCTGCAGGAAGAGCGCCATCATAGAGACATATGTGATGGACAGCCGCCGag ACGTgtcagctgctgtagctgtgggatctcagggagagaggggaggtcTGGGTTCAGTTCTCAGAGATTTGGTCAAACCAGGAGATGAGAATCTTCGAGAGATGAACAAGAAGCTGCAGAACATGTTGGAAGAGCAGCTGACGAAGAACATGCACCTTCAGAAG GACCTGGAGGCGTTGTCCCAGGAATTAGTCCGTCTCAGTAAACCTGGGTCAGGATGA
- the gripap1 gene encoding GRIP1-associated protein 1 isoform X1, whose product MGTQAQLLELRTQNYQLSDDLRKNMAELNVVRQKIVALERDFVKAQKALNKSKKAQEVDALLSENEMLQGKLHSQEEDFRLQNSTLMAELSKLCTQIEQLEQENKALKGAEETPSQTSCPVDGELLRLQAENSTLLKKLKGLQERQVAFTEMAAPATADNGSGDPGSEQEQTAEGTNESTGQTDAQLEPSERQTHGFEPTARLDFSIEQLDGSGQTHTTSPADGLSETSVEKIVAKQTALGWSAALCPITHCFGPELEMALNTEQEEKRLLREQIHNLEASKQAEIAKLQEEITKLSDKLKKKQESFQRLQGEKEILYNDSRTKINELNQRKDEELKAMNTRIQKLQSDALAANQTTAELTEQLQSKEKEHEMALQTLKDQVANQNAVSQEQVDNILQENDALRTNLAALEQIQTVKTQEMNLLREQQETLAAELQQRRTDQENLLAQRDDLNSQLQESSFSNRKLLEQLTEEQQEKEKVLKELDEAKKTAEKRKAMLDDMAMQLTQEKSDHKEALSDLKLQHEKEVLGVRARYEKELRGLHEDKNRSEEEIRQQLRDEKARTKELEGLQQKLEELQAQVQSMEGTKSWFERQLKEAEKNIERKSVEHQENMEQLKREHTLQLEEKQVEMEEVKQQLVEVEKQRDDSSAAITKLKQEVKDTVDGQRILEKKGSAALKDLKRQLHLERKRADKLQERLQEILTNSRTRTGLEELVLSEINSPSRTQQAGDSSSVSSFSYKDMMKEAPPANQSKSGGGSPQSQRPAELSDDEVGELFQRLAEVQQEKWMLEEKVKHLEVSCSSMAEDICRKSAIIETYVMDSRRDVSAAVAVGSQGERGGLGSVLRDLVKPGDENLREMNKKLQNMLEEQLTKNMHLQKDLEALSQELVRLSKPGSG is encoded by the exons GCTCAGCTGTTGGAGCTGCGGACTCAGAACTATCAGCTCTCTGATGATCTCAGGAAGAACATGGCTG AGCTGAACGTCGTCCGGCAGAAGATTGTTGCTTTGGAAAGAGATTTTGTCAAAGCACAGAAG gctctaaacaaaagtaaaaaagctcAG GAGGTGGACGCGTTGCTGAGTGAGAATGAGATGCTTCAGGGAAAACTGCACAGTCAGGAGGAAGACTTCAGACTCCAAAACAGCACACTGATGGCTGAACTCTCCAAG tTGTGTACTCAAATTGAGCAGCTGGAACAGGAGAACAAGGCCCTGAAAGGAGCAGAAGAAACCCCCAGTCAAACCTCCTGCCCTGTAGATGGAGAGCTGCTCCGCCTCCAGGCTGAAAACTCCACGCTTCTGAAGAAACTGAaag ggctgcaggagAGACAGGTGGCGTTCACGGAAATGGCCGCACCGGCCACTGCCGACAACGGTTCTGGTGACCCAGGAAGTGAGCAGGAGCAAACAGCCGAGGGAACTAATGAGAGCACGGGCCAG ACGGACGCTCAGCTGGAACCCAGTGAGAGGCAGACACATG GATTTGAACCCACAGCTCGTCTTGATTTCAGCATAGAGCAGCTAGATGGCTCAGGGCAGACACACACTACGAGTCCAGCAGACG GCCTGTCAGAGACGAGCGTAGAGAAGATTGTAGCTAAGCAGACAGCGCTAGGCTGGTCGGCTGCTCTCTGTCCAATAACTCACTGCTTTGGACCAGAGCTGGAGATGGCACTGAAcactgagcaggaggagaagaggctgCTGAGGGAGCAGATCCACAACCTGGAG gCGTCCAAACAGGCTGAAATCGCCAAACTGCAGGAGGAGATAACCAAG CTATCGGACAAGttaaagaagaagcaggagag TTTTCAGCGTCTGCAGGGGGAAAAGGAAATTCTGTACAACGACAGCAG AACAAAGATCAATGAGCTCAACCAAAGGAAAGACGAAGAGCTGAAGGCCATGAACACTCGCATCCAGAAGCTGCAGTCAGATGCCCTGGCAGCCAATCAG ACAACAGCAGAGCTGACAGAACAACTGCAAAGCAAAGAGAAGGAGCATGAAATGGCCCTGCAAACTCTGAAAgaccag GTAGCCAATCAGAATGCAGTCAGTCAGGAGCAGGTGGACAACATCTTGCAGGAGAATGATGCTCTGAGGACAAACCTAGCTGCTCTAGAACAG ATCCAAACGGTGAAGACGCAGGAGATGAATCTGTTGCGCGAGCAGCAGGAGACGCTGGCGGCTGAGCTGCAACAGAGACGGACTGACCAGGAAAATCTGTTGGCGCAGAGAGACGACCTTAACTCCCAGCTACAG GAGTCAAGTTTTTCTAACCGGAAATTGTTGGAGCAGTTAACAGAAGAACaacaagagaaggagaaagtaCTGAAAGAACTGGACGAGGCTAAGAAG acggCGGAGAAGAGGAAGGCCATGCTGGACGACATGGCCATGCAGCTGACCCAGGAGAAGTCTGACCACAAGGAGGCGCTGTCAGACCTGAAATTGCAGCATGAGAAGGAG GTTCTGGGGGTAAGGGCTCGATATGAGAAGGAGCTCCGGGGACTCCACGAAGATAAGAATCGCTCCGAGGAGGAGATCCGCCAGCAGCTTAGAGATGAAAAG GCTCGTACGAAGGAGTTGGAGGGTCTtcagcagaagctggaggagctgcaggctcaggtccaGTCCATGGAGGGAACCAAAAGCTGGTTTGAGAGACAACTCAAAGAGGCAGAG aagAACATAGAGAGGAAATCTGTGGAACACCAGGAGAacatggagcagctgaagagagAACACACGCTTCAGCTGGAG GAGAagcaggtggagatggaggaagtCAAGCAGCAGCTGGTAGAGGTGGAGAAACAGAGGGACGACAGCAGCGCCGCCATCACCAAACTCAAGCAG GAGGTAAAGGACACGGTGGACGGTCAGAGGATCCTGGAGAAGAAGGGCAGTGCAGCG CTGAAGGATTTGAAGAGGCAGCTGCATCTTGAGAGGAAGCGAGCAGACAAACTGCAGGAGAGACTCCAGGAGATCCTGACCAAcagcaggaccaggacag GTCTGGAGGAGCTGGTTCTGTCAGAGATCAACAGTCCCAGCCGGACCCAGCAGGCTGGAGACTCCTCGTCAGTCTCCTCCTTCTCCTATAAAGATATGATGAAGGAGGCACcgccagccaatcagagcaag TCGGGAGGCGGGAGTCCTCAGTCCCAGCGTCCAGCCGAGCTGTCCGACGACGAGGTGGGGGAGCTGTTCCAGCGTCTGGCTGAGGTTCAGCAGGAGAAGTggatgctggaggagaag GTAAAGCATCTGGAGGTGAGCTGTTCGTCAATGGCTGAGGACATCTGCAGGAAGAGCGCCATCATAGAGACATATGTGATGGACAGCCGCCGag ACGTgtcagctgctgtagctgtgggatctcagggagagaggggaggtcTGGGTTCAGTTCTCAGAGATTTGGTCAAACCAGGAGATGAGAATCTTCGAGAGATGAACAAGAAGCTGCAGAACATGTTGGAAGAGCAGCTGACGAAGAACATGCACCTTCAGAAG GACCTGGAGGCGTTGTCCCAGGAATTAGTCCGTCTCAGTAAACCTGGGTCAGGATGA